From one Leptolyngbya sp. BL0902 genomic stretch:
- the cas2 gene encoding CRISPR-associated endonuclease Cas2: MHVVVTYDISEDKRRTKIHKILSSYGQWMQFSVFECNLTATEYTKLRNRLNKLIKPDTDSIRFYFLCECCQQKVERIGGEEVRDETVFFA, translated from the coding sequence ATGCACGTTGTTGTTACCTACGATATCTCTGAAGATAAGCGGCGCACTAAAATTCATAAGATTCTTTCTTCCTATGGTCAGTGGATGCAATTCAGTGTGTTTGAATGTAACCTAACGGCGACGGAATATACTAAATTACGTAATCGTCTCAATAAACTAATTAAGCCAGATACGGATAGCATTCGATTTTACTTTCTCTGTGAGTGCTGTCAGCAGAAGGTGGAGCGTATCGGCGGGGAGGAGGTGCGCGATGAAACGGTGTTTTTTGCCTGA
- the cas4 gene encoding CRISPR-associated protein Cas4 — protein MTEIDYIPIAALNQYAYCPHRCWRMFCAGEFIDNQYTLEGTGLHDRVHTLGSNHRDETWQVRAIWLKSDRYGLIGKSDLIEEADGQLYPVEYKRGHRGEFDNDELQVCAQALCLEDMTGQLVAQGFVYYAQSHQRQRVELTPALRADAVATIQAVRTLLHTGQMPRPEYSPRCRGCSLYGGCLPQAAKKVSCYRETM, from the coding sequence ATGACGGAAATCGACTACATTCCCATTGCGGCGCTGAACCAATACGCCTATTGTCCCCACCGCTGCTGGCGTATGTTCTGTGCGGGGGAGTTCATCGACAATCAGTACACTCTGGAAGGGACGGGGCTGCATGATCGTGTCCATACCCTTGGCAGTAACCACCGTGATGAGACCTGGCAGGTACGCGCCATCTGGCTGAAAAGCGACCGCTATGGCCTCATCGGCAAATCTGACCTGATCGAAGAAGCCGACGGTCAGCTCTATCCGGTGGAGTACAAACGGGGCCACCGGGGCGAATTTGACAATGACGAGCTGCAAGTCTGCGCCCAGGCGCTTTGTTTGGAAGATATGACGGGGCAATTGGTGGCGCAGGGCTTTGTTTACTATGCCCAGTCGCACCAGCGGCAACGGGTTGAGCTGACCCCAGCCCTGCGAGCCGATGCGGTGGCGACCATTCAAGCCGTTCGTACCCTGCTCCACACTGGGCAAATGCCCCGACCGGAATACAGCCCACGCTGCCGGGGTTGCAGCCTCTACGGCGGTTGCTTACCCCAAGCGGCTAAGAAGGTTAGTTGCTATCGCGAAACAATGTAA
- the cas1d gene encoding type I-D CRISPR-associated endonuclease Cas1d — protein MGTVYISTDDAFIGKTDERLRVRAQKETLLDVPLIKVDGVVVLGRATVSPAALMELLERKIPLSFMTGTGRFLGRLEPELNKNIFVRSAQWQAAGETERSIHAVQGFIRGKLKNYRTMLLRAQREGIDGLESAITRLEQTINPINQTAVIDALRGLEGAGSAAYFGHFGRLIRNADFSFTTRNRRPPTDPVNALLSFGYALLTHDVQGAINIVGFDPYLGYLHTQRYGRPSLALDLMEEFRPLVVDSMVLSAINRKALTPDDFSSEPLSHAVSLTDEGRRKFLRLYEQKKQSKFKHPVLGRQCTYQEAFEIQARLLAKYLMAETEQYPPLVLK, from the coding sequence ATGGGAACGGTTTATATTTCCACTGACGATGCGTTTATTGGCAAAACGGATGAACGGCTGCGGGTACGTGCCCAAAAAGAAACACTGCTGGATGTGCCCCTCATTAAAGTGGATGGCGTGGTTGTGTTGGGCCGAGCAACGGTTTCTCCGGCAGCTCTGATGGAACTATTGGAACGTAAAATTCCCCTGAGCTTTATGACAGGAACGGGGCGATTTTTGGGGCGGTTAGAACCGGAACTCAACAAAAATATTTTTGTGCGGTCGGCCCAGTGGCAGGCGGCGGGTGAAACAGAGCGTTCGATTCATGCGGTGCAAGGGTTTATTCGCGGCAAGCTGAAAAATTATCGCACGATGCTATTGCGGGCTCAGCGTGAGGGAATTGATGGACTAGAATCAGCGATTACTCGCCTAGAACAGACGATTAACCCAATTAATCAAACGGCGGTGATTGATGCCCTGCGCGGATTGGAAGGAGCGGGTAGTGCGGCCTATTTTGGCCACTTTGGTCGCCTAATTCGGAATGCTGATTTTAGTTTTACCACGCGCAATCGCCGCCCACCTACTGATCCGGTGAATGCCCTACTGAGCTTTGGCTATGCGTTGCTGACCCACGATGTACAGGGTGCTATCAATATCGTGGGTTTTGATCCCTACCTGGGCTATCTCCACACCCAGCGCTATGGCCGCCCCTCTCTGGCCCTTGACCTAATGGAAGAATTTCGTCCCTTGGTGGTGGATTCGATGGTGCTATCGGCCATTAACCGAAAGGCTCTGACTCCTGACGACTTTTCTAGCGAACCGCTGAGCCATGCTGTTTCGCTAACGGATGAGGGACGACGCAAATTTCTTCGTCTCTATGAACAAAAGAAACAATCTAAGTTCAAACATCCCGTTCTTGGTCGCCAATGCACGTATCAAGAAGCCTTTGAAATTCAAGCGCGTTTGCTAGCAAAATATCTCATGGCAGAGACAGAGCAATATCCACCGCTAGTATTGAAATAG
- the hepT gene encoding type VII toxin-antitoxin system HepT family RNase toxin has translation MSQLNREAILSKLSRMVDRLDSLKRFEAISLSAYLEDEDCQLIVERQLELLIQSALDINKAFLKRATSPKNSAAISNYESFMVMGELGFLPPTLAQAIAPSGSFRNVLAHDYDDIDADQVYAALQKALTQYPQYVRAIHTYLDTLED, from the coding sequence ATGAGCCAGCTTAACCGCGAAGCTATCCTCAGCAAACTTAGCCGTATGGTTGATCGCCTCGACAGTCTCAAGCGGTTTGAGGCGATCAGCTTGTCGGCCTACCTGGAAGATGAAGATTGCCAACTCATTGTGGAAAGACAACTCGAACTGCTGATTCAATCGGCTCTGGATATCAACAAAGCGTTTCTCAAAAGGGCTACCAGTCCTAAAAATTCAGCAGCGATCAGCAACTATGAGTCCTTCATGGTGATGGGAGAACTGGGCTTCCTGCCGCCAACCCTAGCCCAGGCCATTGCTCCCTCTGGCAGCTTTCGTAATGTCTTGGCCCACGACTACGACGACATCGACGCGGATCAAGTCTATGCCGCTCTCCAAAAGGCCCTCACGCAATATCCGCAGTATGTGCGCGCCATTCACACCTACCTCGACACCTTAGAAGACTAA
- the mntA gene encoding type VII toxin-antitoxin system MntA family adenylyltransferase antitoxin, which produces MTDFAKIIALSSQIADHYPTLKLLILFGSRARGDHAPSSDWDMAYLCEPSPAKGEPWFPRADLLLTLSEHSHISSNRLDLIDLSTCSDILAHVVAQEGKLVYEREPGEFERFRQQALKAPAELKQYRQTQREKVLQALARWGS; this is translated from the coding sequence ATGACAGACTTTGCCAAAATCATTGCATTATCTAGCCAAATTGCCGATCACTACCCAACCCTAAAACTGCTGATTCTCTTCGGCTCTAGGGCCAGAGGCGACCATGCGCCTAGCAGTGACTGGGACATGGCCTACCTCTGTGAGCCTAGTCCAGCCAAGGGAGAGCCTTGGTTCCCCAGAGCCGATTTACTCCTGACCCTGAGCGAACATAGTCACATTTCCAGCAATCGCCTCGACCTGATTGATCTCAGCACCTGCTCCGATATCCTCGCCCATGTTGTGGCTCAAGAGGGAAAACTCGTCTACGAGCGCGAACCCGGCGAGTTTGAGCGCTTCCGGCAGCAAGCGCTCAAAGCCCCCGCCGAACTGAAGCAGTATCGCCAAACCCAACGGGAAAAAGTACTCCAGGCGCTTGCGAGGTGGGGATCATGA
- the cas5d gene encoding type I-D CRISPR-associated protein Cas5/Csc1, producing MTQIELELQTLPPPYQTAQLLELWCAEPVFFASRELSDTYYTEDTIGNYALAYALGWARSPYRLLGQATGRPTYLEDLTPLAGQRYILPAWPVACSASFRFERFNALSDSYWYAMTNNRVAIAREDLPLKRTGKKPNTFRPSNFPQTGRLRMIERGSRFQTIVFGNGELPEYIRVGKFMSKVRVEVVKTVSVIAQPPGEYNCHAYLNSADLPAGLSLLSFDLISIPPASLLKNLRFSGAAWQVGDYTLPANLEFCGGRNHG from the coding sequence ATGACGCAAATTGAGCTAGAGCTTCAAACGCTCCCACCACCCTATCAAACGGCCCAACTACTAGAGCTATGGTGCGCTGAGCCTGTCTTTTTTGCCTCCAGAGAGCTATCAGACACCTACTACACCGAGGACACTATTGGGAACTATGCCCTGGCCTATGCCCTCGGCTGGGCGCGATCGCCCTATCGCTTACTAGGTCAGGCAACGGGGCGACCTACTTATCTAGAAGATCTCACCCCCTTGGCAGGCCAGCGCTATATTCTTCCCGCTTGGCCTGTCGCATGCTCAGCGTCCTTCAGATTTGAACGGTTTAACGCACTCTCAGATTCTTATTGGTATGCCATGACCAATAACCGGGTGGCCATTGCCAGAGAAGACCTGCCCCTAAAACGCACGGGCAAGAAGCCAAATACGTTCCGGCCTAGCAACTTTCCCCAAACAGGTCGCCTGCGGATGATTGAGCGAGGCAGCCGCTTCCAAACTATTGTCTTTGGCAATGGAGAGTTGCCTGAATATATTCGGGTTGGCAAATTTATGAGCAAAGTTAGGGTAGAAGTCGTAAAGACCGTTAGCGTCATAGCCCAACCTCCAGGGGAGTACAACTGCCACGCCTACCTAAACTCAGCCGATCTTCCCGCTGGACTTAGCTTATTGAGTTTTGACTTGATCTCAATTCCGCCTGCTTCGTTGCTTAAAAACCTGCGGTTTAGTGGTGCCGCTTGGCAGGTAGGCGATTATACTCTCCCCGCCAACCTGGAATTTTGTGGAGGACGCAATCATGGATAG
- the cas3 gene encoding type I-D CRISPR-associated helicase Cas3', protein MDSLKIHLEPRSIATCPNPDLPPELLNVFGKDVLQHQYEVYEAAKTHDIILDLAPTGTGKTKAGLSVIHHNSERNAIYIAPTNALIEQQAEAAEKFVKATGLPHVVKAASARHVKQWSDERVGNRSGEKLYNVLREPATVFPECAGRPILLVTNPDIFYYATFFAYNRLDHSNIASAFYSSFATVIFDEFHLYDSKQLVSLLFYLALSHSFGYFRDNRKVVLLTATPEAACEAALIKLEEAGAKIYHVDGETQTDRVIPSQTAVSLEIRKQLEKKKLISEIANEVLMRVKENPNQFGAVILDSLDQVDQLNDCLCNAGIENLRGRITGAIKSKSERHEAAQKQIILATSTVDVGFNFERDAESERQNLDWLIFSTRDRFSFWQRIGRVGRVLGKKQTDVPSEVIAYLPEKAWEEGIENLDRTGGREALKQTLENLICMKRQFLEIYWKSEAFLEIARPLLELESALHNLEEEKLVQDLYTTLQKIFGGSRSWNYYKQRMMQIITAEALAKAPIKPKKEGQWSFIKILFKQSPYIRQSFIRKFLEFNYPEQLEALSRQEFSMEELEKEFKDYEETAVELKEFAIFWKTVWSPLFRFRDSLFDSLTIYDPHNFLLDKIGETDLDPFHLLRFYEFISDNLRIEIYSRAEETYQLSFTLNVETLSHFEATQLGKLWAYPNLSVRRTSGGAVRPTKLPVPLEKILRDSLIPGVIVKEHGQAKWAIIKLKRQGLDCYPIHVSSHDSPSSKEYLFFPSLSGILALAAAGVALQSPDNEEFWVA, encoded by the coding sequence ATGGATAGCCTCAAAATTCACCTCGAACCTCGTAGTATTGCGACCTGCCCTAATCCCGATCTTCCACCGGAACTATTGAATGTCTTTGGAAAGGATGTTCTGCAACATCAGTACGAAGTGTATGAAGCAGCTAAAACTCACGACATTATTCTCGATTTAGCCCCCACAGGGACAGGTAAAACGAAAGCGGGCCTGAGCGTTATTCATCACAATAGCGAGCGCAATGCCATTTATATTGCTCCTACAAACGCCCTGATTGAACAACAAGCTGAAGCAGCAGAGAAATTTGTCAAAGCTACTGGGCTCCCTCATGTTGTGAAAGCTGCATCTGCACGACACGTCAAACAGTGGAGCGATGAGCGGGTAGGCAATCGCTCTGGCGAGAAACTTTATAATGTTCTCCGCGAGCCTGCCACAGTCTTTCCAGAATGCGCTGGCAGGCCGATTTTACTGGTGACCAACCCTGATATTTTCTATTACGCAACATTCTTTGCCTACAACCGATTAGACCACAGCAACATCGCCAGTGCCTTTTATAGCAGCTTTGCAACTGTTATCTTCGATGAATTTCATCTTTATGACTCAAAACAACTTGTGAGCTTGCTATTTTACTTAGCTCTATCGCATTCATTTGGTTATTTCCGAGACAATCGAAAAGTTGTACTGTTGACTGCGACTCCTGAAGCAGCCTGTGAAGCAGCACTTATAAAACTTGAAGAAGCAGGAGCCAAAATTTATCACGTTGATGGTGAGACCCAAACGGATCGTGTGATTCCTTCACAAACGGCTGTCAGTTTGGAGATCCGTAAGCAACTGGAAAAAAAGAAACTTATTTCAGAAATAGCTAACGAAGTCTTAATGAGAGTGAAAGAAAATCCTAATCAGTTTGGAGCTGTTATTCTGGACTCTCTCGATCAAGTCGATCAATTGAATGATTGTTTATGTAATGCAGGTATTGAAAATTTGCGAGGGCGAATTACAGGTGCTATCAAATCTAAAAGTGAACGTCATGAGGCAGCACAGAAACAGATTATTCTTGCAACTAGTACAGTGGATGTCGGCTTCAATTTTGAGCGAGACGCCGAATCTGAACGTCAGAATCTGGATTGGTTAATCTTTTCAACTCGCGATCGCTTCTCTTTTTGGCAGAGAATTGGGCGTGTGGGTCGGGTCTTAGGCAAAAAGCAGACCGATGTACCATCTGAAGTAATCGCATACCTTCCAGAGAAAGCGTGGGAAGAAGGTATCGAAAACTTAGATCGCACTGGTGGTCGAGAGGCATTGAAGCAGACTCTTGAGAACCTAATTTGCATGAAACGTCAATTTCTAGAAATCTACTGGAAATCTGAGGCATTCCTAGAAATTGCTCGTCCACTACTTGAACTTGAGAGTGCGCTTCACAACTTAGAAGAAGAGAAGCTAGTTCAAGATTTATATACTACCTTGCAAAAAATATTTGGTGGTTCTCGCTCTTGGAATTATTATAAGCAGCGAATGATGCAAATTATTACTGCTGAAGCCTTAGCTAAAGCTCCGATTAAACCAAAGAAAGAAGGCCAATGGTCGTTTATCAAGATTCTCTTCAAACAGTCGCCGTACATACGTCAAAGCTTTATCAGGAAGTTTTTGGAATTTAATTATCCAGAACAACTTGAAGCGTTGAGTAGACAAGAATTTTCGATGGAAGAGCTTGAGAAGGAATTTAAGGATTATGAGGAAACTGCTGTTGAGTTAAAAGAATTCGCGATTTTCTGGAAGACTGTGTGGTCACCTCTATTTCGATTTCGAGATAGCTTGTTTGATAGTTTAACCATTTATGATCCACACAACTTCCTCCTAGACAAGATTGGTGAGACTGATTTAGATCCGTTTCATTTGCTCAGATTTTATGAATTTATATCTGATAATTTACGGATAGAGATTTATTCACGAGCTGAAGAAACCTATCAGCTTAGCTTCACACTTAACGTTGAAACGCTTTCACATTTTGAAGCTACTCAGCTTGGAAAGCTATGGGCATACCCGAATCTGAGTGTAAGACGGACATCTGGTGGAGCTGTAAGGCCAACTAAACTACCTGTCCCTCTGGAGAAAATATTGAGAGATAGCCTCATTCCAGGGGTCATCGTCAAAGAGCATGGTCAGGCCAAATGGGCGATCATCAAACTTAAGAGACAAGGTTTGGATTGTTATCCCATTCATGTTTCTAGTCACGACAGTCCGAGTTCAAAAGAGTATCTGTTCTTTCCCAGTCTTTCCGGAATTCTTGCGCTTGCGGCGGCTGGAGTAGCTTTACAAAGTCCTGATAATGAAGAATTCTGGGTTGCTTAA
- the cas6 gene encoding CRISPR-associated endoribonuclease Cas6 gives MPHSLVLNLIPESPIPPGFTSGKHLHALFLSLVSSVDAEMGNRFHANQANKSFTLSPLQLFSQRRGQAQPSAAESLRWTYRQPIPSHTPCWWRISLLDDHLFRDLNPLWLNLNPNRPWHLGPADLHITSIQGTPQSTQPWANFCPYQQIYEQASEQERKLTLQFYTPTAFRQGQFDSALPTPDRVFGSLLRRWNHYSGLDFPADILAAVQPSSFDIRTEVAIDPRRQFQHTGAKINPSSQFTGCVGKVTYQVLGQVDALTMKRLNTLADFALYAGVGRKTPMGMGVTRRVPSS, from the coding sequence ATGCCACACAGTCTTGTCCTCAATCTGATCCCCGAATCTCCCATCCCCCCAGGCTTTACCTCTGGCAAACACCTCCATGCCCTGTTTCTTAGCCTGGTGAGCTCTGTTGATGCGGAAATGGGCAATCGCTTCCATGCGAACCAGGCCAATAAATCCTTTACCCTCAGCCCTCTGCAACTCTTTAGCCAGCGGCGTGGGCAGGCCCAACCCTCGGCGGCAGAATCATTACGCTGGACTTACCGTCAGCCCATCCCTTCCCATACGCCTTGCTGGTGGCGGATTTCCCTGCTCGACGATCACCTGTTTAGGGATCTCAATCCGCTCTGGCTGAACCTCAACCCCAATCGCCCCTGGCACTTAGGCCCCGCCGACCTACACATCACCAGCATCCAAGGTACTCCCCAAAGTACTCAGCCCTGGGCCAATTTTTGCCCCTACCAGCAGATCTATGAGCAAGCCTCGGAGCAAGAACGTAAGCTTACCCTTCAGTTCTATACCCCGACGGCTTTTCGTCAGGGACAGTTTGATTCTGCCTTGCCCACGCCGGATCGCGTTTTTGGCAGCCTGCTGCGTCGCTGGAATCACTACAGCGGCTTAGATTTTCCCGCTGATATCCTAGCGGCGGTGCAGCCCAGCTCCTTCGACATTCGCACTGAGGTCGCCATCGATCCGCGCCGTCAATTCCAGCACACTGGCGCAAAAATCAACCCCAGCAGCCAGTTCACGGGCTGTGTTGGCAAAGTCACCTATCAAGTCTTGGGCCAGGTCGATGCTCTAACGATGAAACGGCTCAACACCCTCGCTGACTTTGCCCTTTATGCGGGCGTTGGCCGCAAAACGCCGATGGGCATGGGTGTCACCCGCCGTGTCCCTTCATCCTAA